Proteins from a genomic interval of Pseudomonas silesiensis:
- a CDS encoding lytic transglycosylase domain-containing protein: MKTLTMGLLGLLLQTGVAQADVFVSVDAKGSYVLSNVHRPGRTYERVIREPESAQVSIDRQPQMIARQPYAELVSAAATANQLPAALLHAVIQTESSYNAGAISPKGAGGLMQLMPDTAREMGVTDVYDPKANIQGGARYLKRLMTLFDNDISLAVAAYNAGPQAVLSRGGVIPPFAETQRYVPSVLRQYRRLQGLAVDAPL; this comes from the coding sequence ATGAAAACACTCACCATGGGACTGCTCGGGCTGCTGCTGCAGACCGGCGTCGCACAGGCCGATGTGTTCGTGTCCGTGGACGCCAAGGGCAGCTACGTTTTATCCAATGTCCACCGTCCCGGTCGCACCTACGAGCGGGTGATTCGTGAGCCTGAATCCGCCCAGGTCAGTATCGACCGGCAACCGCAGATGATTGCCCGGCAACCCTACGCCGAGCTGGTCTCGGCGGCGGCCACGGCCAATCAGCTGCCGGCGGCGCTGTTGCACGCCGTGATCCAGACCGAGTCCAGCTACAACGCCGGCGCAATCTCGCCCAAGGGCGCCGGCGGGCTGATGCAACTGATGCCCGATACCGCCCGGGAAATGGGCGTGACCGATGTCTACGACCCCAAGGCCAACATCCAGGGCGGCGCCCGTTATCTCAAGCGCCTGATGACCCTTTTCGACAACGACATCAGCCTCGCCGTGGCGGCCTACAACGCCGGGCCGCAAGCGGTGCTCAGCCGTGGCGGGGTGATCCCGCCGTTCGCCGAAACCCAGCGTTATGTGCCAAGCGTGTTGCGCCAGTACCGACGCTTGCAGGGCCTGGCCGTGGATGCGCCGTTGTGA